Proteins from a genomic interval of Paenibacillus sp. FSL H8-0048:
- a CDS encoding class I SAM-dependent methyltransferase — translation MNEPNQNEPDGLSKEAAPTSEELWNEDTYAAWTSRFGTPAEAAEKLSKDPAGKLYPLNTYLDEVKGRRIMNLMGSNGMKAVALGLLGAEVTVADFSEANARYAGELAQAAGVQLDYIVSDVLELPEALLNGSYDVVFAEMGIVHYFTDLAPFMATAYRLLAPGGTFVLRDFHPVTTKLISSKGSTAKVRKHKVSGDYFDTALEEKQVSYSKYMPSSGAAAEADKPNVVYWRRWTLGELVTAAAASGLVIKELVEEPNLSSDVYDKGIPKTFTLVAVKR, via the coding sequence ATGAATGAACCTAATCAGAATGAACCGGATGGCCTGAGTAAGGAGGCGGCACCCACCAGCGAGGAGCTGTGGAATGAGGATACCTATGCGGCCTGGACCAGCCGGTTCGGAACCCCGGCAGAGGCTGCGGAGAAGCTGTCGAAGGACCCTGCGGGGAAGCTGTATCCGCTGAATACCTATCTCGATGAAGTGAAGGGCCGGAGGATCATGAACCTGATGGGCTCGAACGGCATGAAGGCGGTGGCACTGGGGCTGCTGGGGGCTGAGGTAACTGTAGCGGATTTCTCGGAGGCCAATGCCCGTTATGCCGGTGAACTAGCCCAGGCAGCCGGGGTGCAGCTAGACTATATCGTGTCGGATGTCCTGGAGCTGCCGGAAGCGCTTCTTAACGGCTCTTATGATGTAGTTTTTGCCGAAATGGGAATTGTTCATTATTTTACGGATTTGGCTCCGTTCATGGCTACAGCCTACCGCTTGCTGGCACCGGGCGGGACGTTCGTGCTGCGGGATTTCCATCCGGTGACGACCAAGCTGATCTCCTCCAAGGGGTCGACGGCCAAGGTGCGCAAGCATAAGGTGAGCGGGGATTATTTTGATACGGCGCTTGAAGAGAAGCAGGTGTCCTATTCCAAATACATGCCTTCCTCAGGAGCAGCGGCGGAAGCGGACAAGCCGAATGTCGTCTACTGGCGGCGCTGGACGCTGGGCGAGCTGGTTACTGCTGCCGCAGCCAGCGGACTGGTGATTAAGGAACTGGTGGAGGAGCCCAACCTGTCGTCGGATGTGTACGATAAGGGAATTCCCAAGACCTTCACCCTGGTCGCTGTCAAAAGATAA